The Pseudodesulfovibrio sp. zrk46 genome contains a region encoding:
- a CDS encoding CinA family protein — protein MDTYLISRAISELGENLRVHNNFLATAESCTGGLLGSTLTDVAGSSEWFAGSVVAYSNDVKSKLLGVSEDILEQHGAVSEPVVLAMAENVLKTIGADISVAISGIAGPGGGTPEKPVGTVWMAWAWPGGTRAKLYNFTGDRTAIKEQSVMAAINGLLGVAK, from the coding sequence ATGGACACGTATCTCATTTCCCGCGCCATATCCGAACTGGGTGAAAACCTGCGCGTACACAACAACTTTCTTGCCACCGCTGAATCCTGCACCGGCGGCCTTCTCGGCAGCACGCTTACCGATGTAGCCGGGAGCTCCGAATGGTTCGCCGGATCTGTCGTGGCCTATTCCAACGATGTTAAATCCAAACTCCTCGGCGTGTCTGAGGACATCCTCGAGCAGCACGGCGCCGTCTCCGAACCAGTGGTCCTCGCCATGGCCGAAAACGTCCTCAAGACCATCGGCGCTGATATCTCGGTGGCCATCTCCGGCATCGCAGGTCCCGGCGGCGGCACTCCGGAAAAACCCGTGGGCACCGTCTGGATGGCCTGGGCCTGGCCCGGTGGCACCCGCGCCAAGCTCTACAACTTCACCGGAGACCGCACCGCCATCAAGGAACAATCCGTCATGGCTGCCATCAACGGATTGCTCGGCGTCGCCAAGTAA
- a CDS encoding malic enzyme-like NAD(P)-binding protein produces MALFTKEEALKYHADKRKGKLEVISIKPCDNQKHLSMAYSPGVAEACREIHADTEKVYEYTNKGNLVAVVSNGTAVLGLGNIGPEAGKPVMEGKGVLFKIFSDIDVYDINIDAKTPDEVVSFCKMLGPTFGGINLEDIKAPECFEIERRLKKEMDIPVFHDDQHGTAIISAAGIINALEISGKKIEDIKIVVSGAGAAAIACSDLYVGMGVKKENIFMFDSRGLIHAGRDNLNEFKQHYAQDKDYGSLADVMVGADMFLGLSVKDAINQDMVKTMAENAIIFACANPDPEIPYPDVKEVRPDILMGTGRSDFPNQVNNVLGFPFIFRGALDCRASSINEEMKLACAQALADLAKEPVPQDICDAYGVDKLEYGIDYIIPKPLDPRVLTWLAPAVAKAAMDTGVAKIQLDLDEYRKELEARMVASKARTKSVVDSFGFDF; encoded by the coding sequence ATGGCGCTGTTCACAAAAGAAGAAGCACTGAAGTACCACGCTGACAAGCGTAAGGGTAAGCTGGAAGTCATTTCCATCAAGCCCTGTGACAACCAGAAACACCTGTCCATGGCATACAGCCCGGGCGTTGCCGAAGCTTGCCGCGAGATCCACGCGGACACGGAAAAGGTGTACGAGTACACCAACAAGGGTAACCTCGTTGCCGTTGTTTCCAACGGTACCGCCGTCCTCGGTCTGGGTAATATCGGCCCCGAAGCCGGTAAGCCGGTCATGGAAGGCAAGGGCGTGCTTTTCAAAATTTTCTCCGACATTGATGTGTACGATATCAACATCGACGCCAAGACCCCGGACGAGGTCGTGAGCTTCTGCAAGATGCTCGGCCCCACCTTCGGCGGCATCAATTTGGAAGATATCAAGGCTCCCGAGTGCTTCGAAATCGAACGTCGCCTCAAAAAGGAAATGGACATTCCGGTCTTCCACGACGATCAGCACGGCACCGCCATTATTTCCGCTGCTGGCATCATCAATGCCCTCGAAATCTCCGGCAAGAAGATTGAGGACATCAAGATCGTTGTCTCCGGCGCTGGCGCTGCTGCCATTGCTTGCTCCGATCTGTACGTAGGGATGGGTGTCAAGAAAGAGAACATCTTCATGTTCGACTCTCGTGGCCTCATTCACGCCGGTCGCGACAATCTGAACGAGTTCAAGCAGCATTACGCACAGGACAAGGACTACGGCTCTCTCGCTGACGTCATGGTCGGCGCCGACATGTTCCTCGGCCTGTCCGTCAAGGACGCCATCAATCAGGACATGGTCAAGACCATGGCTGAAAACGCCATCATCTTTGCCTGCGCCAACCCCGATCCGGAAATCCCTTACCCGGACGTCAAGGAAGTTCGCCCCGATATCCTCATGGGTACCGGTCGTTCCGACTTCCCCAACCAGGTGAACAACGTTCTCGGCTTCCCCTTCATCTTCCGTGGCGCGCTCGACTGCCGCGCTTCTTCCATCAATGAAGAGATGAAGCTCGCCTGCGCTCAGGCTCTGGCCGATCTGGCCAAGGAACCGGTCCCGCAGGACATCTGCGACGCCTACGGTGTGGACAAGCTGGAATACGGCATTGACTACATCATTCCCAAGCCGCTCGATCCGCGCGTGTTGACCTGGCTGGCTCCCGCCGTTGCCAAGGCCGCCATGGATACCGGCGTTGCCAAGATCCAGCTCGATCTCGACGAGTACCGCAAAGAACTCGAAGCCCGTATGGTCGCCTCCAAGGCCCGCACCAAGAGTGTGGTCGATTCCTTCGGTTTCGATTTCTAA
- a CDS encoding TAXI family TRAP transporter solute-binding subunit, with amino-acid sequence MRVMRFIMACLTVLVLLLSLGCSSEPEQAPPSVEQAEQKRVLAFGGGPTGGTFNFFANKMASIISKQYEWLDVSPRGSGGSAENLRTLNKNGLDLAIVYSGDAYLGRNGKLPGDKARYEDVRALSFLYGAPAQLVVRKDSDIQSPMDLVDRVVAVGNPGSGAALSAERFFRHIGMWDKIKTRNLGYSRAASELVSRKIDAFWVLVGYPNSSIIEAASHLPIRLIGLHQVSLKTGFYDVYPFYSMVEIPANTYDGQERKVMTFQDSSLWCASVKMPEEVVYDCLRAIYSEHGLEDMVMAHKAAKGMSKASGILGVSIPLHPGALRFWQGQGLDIPAHLMP; translated from the coding sequence ATGCGAGTCATGCGATTCATCATGGCGTGCCTGACTGTACTTGTGCTGCTGCTCTCCCTTGGTTGTTCTTCGGAACCCGAACAGGCTCCCCCGAGCGTGGAGCAGGCGGAACAGAAAAGGGTGCTTGCCTTTGGTGGCGGCCCCACTGGTGGCACCTTCAACTTCTTCGCCAATAAAATGGCGAGTATCATCTCTAAACAATACGAATGGCTGGATGTTTCACCCAGAGGTTCGGGCGGATCGGCAGAGAATCTGCGTACCCTGAACAAAAACGGGCTGGATCTGGCCATCGTCTATTCCGGCGATGCGTATCTCGGACGTAATGGCAAGCTGCCGGGCGATAAGGCCCGGTATGAAGACGTGCGCGCATTGTCGTTCCTGTACGGCGCCCCTGCGCAACTGGTCGTTCGCAAGGATTCTGATATCCAGTCCCCCATGGATCTGGTCGATCGGGTGGTTGCCGTGGGTAATCCCGGCTCGGGCGCGGCTCTGTCTGCGGAGCGTTTCTTCCGTCATATCGGCATGTGGGACAAGATCAAGACACGCAATCTCGGTTACTCACGCGCTGCTTCCGAGCTTGTCAGCCGAAAGATCGACGCCTTCTGGGTGCTGGTAGGATACCCGAACTCTTCGATTATCGAGGCGGCGTCGCACCTCCCCATCAGATTGATCGGACTGCATCAGGTATCCCTGAAGACGGGCTTCTATGACGTCTACCCGTTCTACTCCATGGTAGAGATTCCGGCCAATACATATGATGGCCAGGAAAGGAAGGTAATGACTTTCCAGGATTCGAGCCTGTGGTGTGCCAGCGTAAAGATGCCTGAAGAGGTGGTGTATGATTGCTTGCGGGCGATCTACTCCGAGCACGGACTCGAGGATATGGTCATGGCCCACAAGGCGGCCAAGGGCATGTCCAAGGCCAGCGGGATTCTGGGGGTCTCCATCCCGCTGCATCCGGGCGCACTGCGCTTCTGGCAGGGGCAGGGACTGGATATCCCCGCCCATCTCATGCCTTGA
- a CDS encoding TRAP transporter fused permease subunit has translation MYDKLNRFEQFLFDFLSVGMVLFYSWSAIFEPAATQYHRGIYVIITYILVFLIYKAKERSMNALDPLFLFIMLIPAAVIISSVESVQAMVPSLAEPIQIACGGWFAKILYFFRLGEGVYELTPDMTNLTFPAYDAATVKNMAENWVVGWFVLRISPLSLYILAAMTAAGCCAQYFMRNWAGRIYDMIFMVYSLVTVGYWISNFEAINYRTGIETELDKWMAMAGVLIGIELARRVVGNVFVIIGCGMLLFGLHGEHMPELVAHAGASFPDLCTSIFYRSDGVFGIMANVLATYIILFVLFGAFLERCGAQKFFIDFPLAAVGHKVGGPAKVSVIASGLFGSISGSAIANTVSTGAFTIPMMKKAGFKPHVAGGIEPAASIGGMFMPPIMGAGGFIMAEMTGLPYSHIMLVAIFPALMYFFSVFVMVHYEAKKNNVVGERYKYSAKEIFRKEWLYTLPLVGITIFMLAGYSPGYSAIVGLAICIGLSFKDEGNYIDPTLLCVMTFMVLCPWIIKVIGLVGGKEAVDAVKPFMSGRILLLYGLIAAAALFAYRRQTVTGMKSELGQFVQAAREGTINSLKIGATVGVIGIIIGVLTYSGLVLTFADIVIELAGGSLVATILLIALASLVLGMGVPVTAAYLITAVVAVPALTHLGVNEVAAHMIVYWLSQDSNITPPVCIAAFAGATIAKANMWKTAFTSFKFAKFLYLAPFMFAYIPAFSLDAAPMQIAMWFGIIVVCVYSYSWFLSGIWISPIRKMFGSAMA, from the coding sequence ATGTACGACAAATTAAACAGATTTGAGCAATTTCTCTTCGATTTTCTGTCGGTGGGCATGGTCCTGTTTTATTCCTGGTCCGCCATTTTCGAACCGGCAGCTACTCAGTATCACCGTGGTATATACGTCATCATCACGTATATCCTGGTCTTCCTGATCTACAAGGCAAAAGAGCGTTCCATGAACGCCCTTGATCCCCTCTTTCTTTTTATCATGCTCATCCCTGCTGCGGTCATCATCAGCAGCGTGGAGAGCGTGCAGGCGATGGTCCCCTCGCTTGCAGAGCCCATCCAGATCGCCTGCGGCGGCTGGTTCGCCAAGATTCTCTATTTCTTCCGTCTGGGCGAGGGCGTGTATGAACTGACTCCCGACATGACCAACCTGACCTTCCCGGCATATGACGCCGCAACGGTCAAGAACATGGCCGAGAATTGGGTCGTGGGTTGGTTCGTGTTGAGAATCTCCCCCCTGTCTCTCTACATTCTGGCTGCGATGACCGCTGCCGGATGCTGCGCTCAGTACTTCATGCGTAATTGGGCAGGTCGTATCTACGATATGATCTTCATGGTCTACTCCCTCGTCACCGTGGGATACTGGATCAGCAACTTCGAGGCCATCAACTACCGTACCGGTATCGAGACCGAGCTGGACAAATGGATGGCCATGGCCGGTGTGCTTATCGGTATCGAGCTGGCCCGACGCGTTGTCGGTAACGTCTTCGTCATCATCGGCTGCGGCATGCTCCTCTTTGGTCTGCATGGCGAGCACATGCCGGAGCTCGTGGCCCACGCAGGCGCCAGCTTCCCTGATCTGTGTACGTCCATCTTCTATCGTTCTGACGGCGTGTTCGGCATCATGGCAAACGTCCTCGCCACCTACATCATCCTGTTCGTGCTCTTTGGCGCGTTTCTGGAACGGTGCGGTGCGCAGAAGTTCTTCATTGACTTCCCGCTGGCAGCAGTGGGGCACAAGGTCGGTGGCCCTGCCAAGGTGTCGGTCATCGCGTCCGGTCTGTTCGGATCCATCTCCGGTTCCGCCATCGCCAATACGGTGTCTACCGGCGCCTTCACCATTCCCATGATGAAGAAAGCGGGCTTCAAGCCCCACGTGGCTGGCGGCATCGAGCCCGCTGCATCCATCGGCGGCATGTTCATGCCTCCGATCATGGGCGCGGGTGGCTTCATCATGGCTGAGATGACCGGTCTGCCGTATTCCCACATCATGCTCGTGGCCATTTTTCCGGCCCTCATGTACTTCTTCTCCGTCTTCGTCATGGTTCATTACGAAGCCAAGAAGAACAACGTCGTGGGTGAGCGATACAAGTATTCAGCCAAGGAAATCTTCCGCAAGGAGTGGCTCTACACGCTGCCCCTCGTCGGTATCACCATCTTCATGCTGGCCGGTTACTCCCCGGGTTATTCCGCCATCGTGGGGCTGGCCATCTGCATCGGCCTCTCCTTCAAGGATGAGGGCAACTACATTGATCCGACCCTGCTCTGCGTCATGACCTTCATGGTGCTCTGTCCCTGGATCATCAAGGTCATCGGGCTCGTGGGAGGCAAGGAAGCTGTCGATGCGGTCAAGCCGTTCATGTCCGGACGCATTCTGCTGCTCTACGGTCTCATCGCCGCCGCAGCCCTGTTCGCTTACCGTCGTCAGACAGTGACGGGCATGAAGTCCGAGCTCGGTCAGTTCGTTCAGGCCGCTCGTGAGGGCACCATCAACTCCCTCAAGATCGGCGCCACCGTGGGTGTCATCGGTATCATTATCGGTGTTTTGACCTACTCCGGTCTGGTCCTGACCTTTGCCGACATCGTCATCGAGCTGGCTGGCGGTTCCCTCGTGGCCACCATCCTGCTCATCGCGTTGGCATCGCTGGTGCTCGGCATGGGCGTACCGGTCACCGCCGCTTACCTTATCACCGCGGTTGTGGCCGTTCCGGCTCTGACCCACTTGGGTGTAAACGAGGTCGCCGCGCACATGATCGTCTACTGGCTGTCGCAGGATTCCAACATCACGCCGCCGGTCTGCATCGCCGCCTTCGCAGGGGCGACCATTGCCAAGGCAAACATGTGGAAGACCGCGTTCACGTCGTTCAAGTTCGCCAAGTTCCTGTATCTTGCGCCGTTCATGTTCGCGTACATCCCGGCCTTCTCGCTGGATGCGGCCCCCATGCAGATCGCCATGTGGTTCGGTATCATTGTCGTCTGCGTCTACTCCTACTCCTGGTTCCTCAGCGGGATATGGATTTCGCCTATCAGGAAGATGTTTGGTAGTGCCATGGCGTAG
- a CDS encoding TAXI family TRAP transporter solute-binding subunit, producing the protein MKRIFILVLALAVVFGMSFSAHAKKRYVFGGGPAGGTFQTVANGIQVFPPVKNNPDFSVKAQSSGGSVENLRTTNSGKVAFSTVYAGEVFLGRNGKMKNDTNKYTNVLVVGYLYGAPAQLVVRQGSGITSAKDLAGKKVGVGNAGSGAFANCERFFTHLGIWDKIERNAMGYNDAAQAFGNEQLDAFWLLTAFPSGAVIMAAQTNDIALIDLGKDAADTGYFEAYPYFGKLTIPAGTYRGVDVDTPSFFDSALLVANAKVNPKHVYELMSAVWSDEGLAHMVQQKKTFKAMSVADGLKGVNPKATPLHPGAIKFWKDKGVLK; encoded by the coding sequence ATGAAACGGATTTTCATCCTGGTCTTGGCCCTTGCCGTGGTATTCGGCATGTCTTTCAGCGCGCACGCCAAGAAACGCTACGTCTTCGGCGGTGGCCCCGCCGGTGGCACCTTCCAGACCGTTGCTAACGGCATTCAGGTCTTCCCCCCTGTCAAAAACAATCCCGACTTCTCCGTCAAGGCCCAGTCCTCCGGCGGTTCCGTTGAAAATCTTCGTACCACCAACTCCGGCAAAGTGGCTTTCTCCACTGTCTACGCCGGTGAAGTTTTCCTCGGCCGTAACGGCAAGATGAAGAACGACACCAACAAATACACCAACGTTCTCGTAGTCGGCTACCTCTACGGCGCACCTGCTCAGCTGGTCGTCCGTCAGGGCTCCGGCATCACATCCGCCAAGGATCTGGCCGGCAAGAAAGTCGGCGTTGGTAACGCCGGTTCCGGCGCATTCGCCAACTGCGAACGTTTCTTCACCCACCTGGGTATCTGGGACAAGATCGAACGTAACGCCATGGGTTACAACGACGCTGCCCAGGCTTTCGGTAACGAGCAGCTCGACGCTTTCTGGCTGCTGACCGCTTTCCCGTCCGGCGCCGTCATCATGGCCGCCCAGACCAACGACATCGCTCTTATCGACCTCGGTAAGGACGCTGCCGATACCGGCTACTTTGAAGCCTACCCCTACTTCGGCAAGCTGACCATTCCTGCAGGCACCTACCGTGGCGTCGACGTGGACACCCCGTCCTTCTTCGATTCCGCCCTGCTGGTGGCCAACGCCAAAGTCAATCCCAAGCACGTTTACGAACTCATGTCCGCAGTATGGTCCGACGAAGGCCTGGCCCACATGGTCCAGCAGAAGAAGACCTTCAAGGCCATGTCTGTTGCTGACGGTCTCAAGGGTGTGAACCCCAAGGCCACTCCGCTGCATCCCGGCGCCATCAAGTTCTGGAAGGATAAGGGCGTTCTCAAGTAG
- a CDS encoding transporter substrate-binding domain-containing protein, giving the protein MNRTIAAILNTPLWLMAILISLLLAPHAAAQETVVLSNGEWPPYFSADFKHGGFGSRIVTEAFTLEGVTVRYDFLPWKRGLESARIGQYTGATGWRKSPEREKYFLYSDPLFTAQVVFFHKEGSRFDWKTLDDIGGMTIGGTLGYAYVDDLRKAVERGGGKLELAPTDEMNLQKLAAGRIDIFPCGKAVGYYLLRTKFTPGTADLVQHHPKPLLDSPLYLLFSKKNKGAHEMMERFNKGLRKLRESGRYDTFETESLRGDYLPDWDKQP; this is encoded by the coding sequence ATGAATAGAACAATTGCGGCCATACTCAACACCCCTCTCTGGCTCATGGCCATACTGATATCACTGCTTCTCGCTCCGCATGCTGCGGCACAGGAGACGGTAGTGCTGTCCAATGGCGAATGGCCGCCATACTTCTCTGCGGATTTCAAGCACGGCGGCTTCGGCTCACGCATCGTTACCGAAGCCTTTACGCTGGAAGGCGTCACCGTCCGATACGATTTTCTGCCATGGAAGCGAGGTCTGGAATCAGCACGCATCGGTCAGTACACCGGCGCAACAGGGTGGCGGAAATCGCCGGAGCGAGAGAAGTACTTTCTGTACAGCGATCCCCTCTTCACGGCACAGGTGGTCTTCTTTCATAAGGAAGGCAGCCGATTCGATTGGAAGACGCTGGACGACATCGGCGGGATGACCATAGGCGGCACCCTCGGCTACGCCTATGTGGATGATCTCCGCAAGGCGGTGGAACGTGGCGGCGGCAAGCTGGAGTTGGCCCCCACCGATGAAATGAACCTGCAAAAACTGGCAGCAGGCCGGATCGATATTTTCCCCTGCGGCAAGGCCGTAGGATATTACCTGCTCCGAACCAAGTTCACCCCCGGCACGGCCGATCTGGTGCAGCACCACCCCAAGCCGCTCCTCGACAGCCCGCTCTACCTGCTCTTCTCCAAGAAGAACAAGGGAGCACACGAAATGATGGAGCGATTCAACAAGGGCCTTCGCAAACTCAGAGAGAGCGGACGCTACGACACCTTTGAGACGGAATCGCTACGCGGAGACTACCTGCCCGACTGGGACAAGCAGCCTTAG
- a CDS encoding transporter substrate-binding domain-containing protein, translating to MLTRYTIYTLLFAVFLLCPSAQAEEIVVTNGEWPPYTSKEFKHGGYATRICTQAFAIGGMDVRYMWMPWKRGYESARSGPAMGTFTWNKTREGEKHFYYSDPVFAPQTVIFHTRGSSFDWWTPDDFGHLRVGATLGYLYEDELRKAVNRHGGKLEIAPTDEINFQKLAAGRIDVFPCAKEVGLYLMRHKLPPGSADTINYHPRLLLEATAYLLISKRIHNGPDIIKRFNEGLQILRDSGKYDEYHFESLRGEYMPQ from the coding sequence ATGCTAACAAGATACACTATATACACCCTCCTCTTTGCAGTCTTTCTGCTGTGCCCCTCTGCGCAAGCGGAAGAGATTGTCGTGACCAATGGGGAGTGGCCTCCATACACCTCCAAGGAGTTCAAGCATGGCGGCTATGCAACACGTATCTGTACGCAGGCCTTTGCCATCGGCGGCATGGATGTTCGGTACATGTGGATGCCCTGGAAACGAGGATATGAATCCGCCCGTTCCGGCCCCGCCATGGGAACCTTCACCTGGAACAAGACGCGTGAAGGGGAAAAGCACTTCTACTACAGTGACCCGGTCTTTGCGCCACAAACGGTCATATTTCACACACGCGGCAGCTCCTTTGACTGGTGGACACCGGATGACTTCGGTCACCTGCGCGTAGGGGCCACCCTCGGCTACCTTTATGAGGATGAATTGAGGAAAGCCGTTAACAGGCATGGCGGCAAGCTGGAAATAGCCCCCACCGACGAGATCAATTTCCAAAAGCTCGCTGCGGGTCGCATCGACGTCTTTCCCTGCGCCAAGGAAGTGGGCCTCTACCTCATGCGTCACAAGCTCCCCCCCGGTTCAGCCGACACCATCAACTACCACCCCAGACTGCTACTTGAGGCCACTGCCTATCTTCTCATCTCCAAGCGGATTCACAACGGTCCGGACATCATCAAGCGATTCAACGAAGGGCTGCAGATCTTACGGGACAGCGGCAAATACGACGAATACCACTTTGAATCCCTCCGTGGTGAGTACATGCCGCAATAA
- a CDS encoding ABC transporter substrate-binding protein — protein sequence MLIRFAMLALLCALTLPTFTAQAEQLVLTNGEWPPYFSPNFEHDGPGSRIVTEAFADVGIDVEYAFMPWKRSLHAARAGDYDGAVAWRWSEEWAKDFLYSDPILWINSVFFHRKDVHIDWETLDDLGHLRLGGTLGYSHEPYLQEAALRNGGSYEAAPTDELNLQKLAEKRIDVFPCDYKAAQYLLKNKLPPEVGAILTFHPKIFLEGELYLLISKKTPNGKEIVARFNKGLKKLKESGRYDQYLAEPPRKDSPRAP from the coding sequence ATGCTGATACGCTTTGCCATGCTCGCACTGCTGTGCGCTCTGACTCTCCCCACCTTCACCGCTCAGGCGGAACAATTGGTGCTGACCAACGGAGAATGGCCGCCCTACTTCTCACCCAATTTTGAACACGACGGCCCAGGCTCCCGCATCGTCACGGAAGCCTTCGCCGATGTCGGCATTGACGTCGAATATGCGTTCATGCCGTGGAAACGCTCCCTGCACGCGGCCAGAGCTGGCGACTATGACGGCGCGGTCGCCTGGCGGTGGTCCGAGGAATGGGCAAAGGATTTCCTGTACAGCGACCCCATCCTGTGGATCAATTCGGTCTTTTTCCATCGCAAGGATGTCCATATCGATTGGGAGACACTTGATGATCTGGGACACCTGCGTCTGGGCGGCACCTTGGGCTACAGCCATGAGCCCTACCTTCAGGAAGCGGCTCTTCGCAACGGCGGCTCCTACGAGGCAGCTCCCACCGACGAACTCAATCTGCAAAAGCTGGCTGAAAAACGTATCGATGTGTTTCCCTGCGACTACAAGGCCGCCCAATATCTTCTCAAGAACAAACTTCCGCCCGAGGTTGGTGCCATCCTGACCTTTCACCCCAAAATTTTTCTGGAGGGCGAATTGTATCTCCTCATCTCCAAAAAAACTCCCAATGGTAAAGAGATCGTCGCCCGGTTCAACAAAGGGCTCAAAAAACTCAAGGAAAGTGGTCGTTATGACCAGTACCTCGCCGAGCCCCCCCGGAAAGACTCTCCCCGTGCCCCGTGA
- a CDS encoding RNA methyltransferase — translation MLDDLAVVLFRPKFPENVGSAARACLNMGVNNLILVDPYNLDLDKARPLATAHAKHILEGARIVETLPEALEGFTSVYGTTARTGGWRKGIMSPSTLAGVVDERLRDGGKIAIVFGPEDKGLTNEETSLCSGLMTIPTSREGTSLNLAQAVVVVLYEIFKKSLDAPFTPDGPPQERSTTIQEQEALFSNLQESLLAIDFLKDDNPDYWMLPVRRFFSKINLKRNEFNLLMGVCRQVQWFVRTYGPDKGKK, via the coding sequence ATGCTCGACGATCTCGCCGTGGTCCTGTTCCGGCCCAAATTCCCTGAAAACGTGGGCAGTGCCGCCCGCGCCTGCCTGAACATGGGAGTCAACAACCTGATTCTCGTGGACCCGTATAATCTCGATCTCGATAAGGCCCGCCCACTGGCAACGGCCCACGCCAAGCACATTCTCGAAGGCGCCCGCATCGTCGAGACCCTGCCCGAAGCCCTCGAAGGGTTCACCTCAGTCTACGGCACCACCGCCCGCACCGGCGGTTGGCGCAAAGGCATCATGTCGCCCTCCACCCTCGCCGGAGTCGTGGACGAACGTCTGCGCGACGGCGGCAAGATCGCCATTGTCTTCGGTCCCGAGGACAAGGGGCTTACCAACGAGGAAACCTCTCTCTGTTCCGGTCTCATGACCATCCCCACCAGCCGAGAGGGCACCTCCCTCAACCTCGCCCAAGCCGTGGTCGTCGTGCTCTACGAGATCTTCAAGAAGTCCCTCGACGCGCCCTTCACCCCTGACGGTCCGCCGCAGGAGCGCAGCACCACCATTCAGGAGCAGGAAGCGCTCTTCTCCAATCTGCAGGAGTCGCTGCTGGCCATCGATTTTCTCAAGGACGACAACCCGGATTACTGGATGCTTCCAGTGCGCCGTTTCTTCTCCAAGATCAATCTCAAACGCAACGAGTTCAATCTGCTCATGGGCGTTTGCCGACAGGTCCAGTGGTTTGTACGGACGTATGGGCCAGACAAAGGGAAGAAATAA
- a CDS encoding 3'-5' exonuclease: MSHSIENTRFVAIDFETADSKRDSACAIGIVVVDKGEIVERDYRLIRPPRKKFNPFCVRVHGIHWEDVCDEPCFGEIWPDIEHLFEGADFLVAHNSAFDRSVLQTCCRDCGYDAPAQPFLCTVQLSRNTWSLASNKLPSVCDHLGISLNHHNAASDAEACALIAVNGLRENPAYLGKVL, encoded by the coding sequence ATGTCACACTCCATCGAAAACACCCGCTTCGTTGCCATTGATTTCGAAACCGCTGACTCCAAACGGGATTCTGCCTGCGCCATCGGCATTGTCGTGGTGGACAAAGGCGAGATCGTCGAGCGCGATTACCGCCTCATTCGTCCGCCCCGCAAGAAATTCAATCCGTTCTGTGTTCGCGTCCACGGCATCCACTGGGAAGACGTCTGCGACGAACCCTGCTTTGGCGAGATCTGGCCCGATATCGAACACCTCTTTGAGGGTGCCGATTTCCTCGTGGCCCACAACTCTGCCTTTGATCGGTCCGTACTCCAGACCTGCTGCCGCGATTGCGGATATGACGCCCCGGCCCAGCCATTCCTGTGCACGGTCCAGCTCTCCCGCAATACATGGTCCCTCGCGTCCAACAAGCTGCCTTCGGTCTGCGACCACCTCGGTATCTCGCTGAATCACCATAACGCCGCCTCGGACGCCGAAGCCTGCGCCCTTATTGCGGTGAATGGCCTGCGAGAGAACCCGGCATATCTGGGCAAAGTGCTGTAG